The DNA window GTTCGGACTCCACATGTGACACATGTTGGTGGAGGGACACGCGATACGGTGTGGGCATGGGAGACTTTTGTATGCCCAACTCTGAGTCGCGACAGTACTCGTTGTTCTCTTCTGTCGATCCGATCCGTCCAGCGGTCGAGCGAGCCTTTGATGCGCTGGAGGTGTCCGCTATTGCTGCGCCAATGACGCACGAAGCTTTCGGCTATCTTTAGCTTCAACTTGCCTAATATATCTGTGACTGGGACGAGTCTGGTGAGGTGTCGGCGGGCGTGTCTCCCTCTGGCCGCCAAGCGGTCAGCCCTTTCGTTACCGTCGATGCTGCAGTGACCGGGGACCCAGCAGATTGTTGTGAGTGGGTCGTACTCGGCCTCGATAGCCTGGATGAAGGGGTGGCGGGATTTTCCCGACTCGAGGGCGGAGATGACTGATAGAGATTCCGACAACAAGACGACGGGTGTATCTTCCGGTTTCTGGACCATAGCGAGGGCGATAGCTGACGCCTCCGCTGAGAAAACCGAGCATTGTGCTGGTAGGCGAAAGGAGAGTCCTTCCCCTATTCCGCTTACTCCTATACCGACCTCATCGCCAATCTTGGAGCCGTCGGTGAAAATCCGCACGTGATTGCTATACCTGGTAGCCATTAGACGATTGTATTTGGCTCTGGCTTCACTGCCAGCTGCGCCGGCCCTCAGTTCTGCAGACAGACTTGTGTCTAGGTTGGGTCCGCGGACGTGCCAGGTCCGGTCACGAACTCGGTGTAAGCGGGCGATCGGTGGCAGATCCACGTCTGTGTATTCCTGGTGGATCTCGTTAGCTGTCTGTAGCAGGAAGCAGTCCTCTCCGGAGGTTCGTTCTAAAAATGCCAATGCTCTTCTAGCTATGGTGAGTGCAGCCGCCCAACGAAGGGGGAGAATCCCGGCTTCCATGCAGGCCGCCTCAGCAGGCGTGCTGGGTAGCAGACCAGAGGCAGCACGAATTGTTCCGTGGTATAGCGGGCCTAAAATGTTGGTAAGTCCTTCCGTATTGCAACATGTCAGCTCAACCCCGTAGAATATCTTGCTGTGGACTAGGGCCTGGCTAATATTCAATGCGGTGTATCGATTGCAGCGCTTGTGCCGGGAGCAGATTGTTTTAATTAGTCGCAACCGGCTCCGGCAGTCGGCTTTGATACGTTGGAAGTGTGGCGCGAAAGTGAGCCGACGGTCCACGGTTATCCCCAAGATCTTCGGTTCCTTACGGTAAGGAACGACCGCCCCGTCCAGAAGGATCGGCCTCCCTGTTGCAATGTGGTTTTTGTTGCAGCAGTGTGTAATTACGCTTTTTGCGGGTGCCATGTTAAAACCGACTGATACTGCCCATCGGCTCACCGCGCTTATGGCAGCTTGAAGTTTTCGACGGGTTCGCCCGATTGTCCTTCCTATGGAGACCAACACGATGTCATCGGCGTAGACAAAAACGTATATTCCAGCCGGCAGGTTGGCGAACAAAGAATTCATGGCCACCAGGAACAATGTTACAGCGAGAACGGATCCCTGGGGGACGCCGTTGGCTTCCGGAAAGGCGTTGGATTGGGCACCCCCTATTcctacgcggaaggtacggtcGGATAGGTAGTCGCTTAGGAAGCGGCCCATTTGTCCGGTGATCCCCAGTTGGCCAGCTGTTGCAGTACTCCATGACGCCACACGGTATTATATGCCTTCGCAACGTCGAGTATCGCGATGTCGGCGTGCAGGCCGTCGTTTACGGATTGGCGTACCACCTCTCCGAAGCTGGCGAGGTGGAGACCGGTTCCTGCTCCACGTCGGAACGCGAACTGGCGATGATCCAGAAGTTTTCGCTCCTCCAGTAGGTCCACCAGCCGTCTGTTGACCATTCGCTCCATCGTCTTGGCAAAGCAGGGGAGTAAACTGATTGGGCGGAAATCATCTGGCGTTCTGCTCCCCTGACATCGCTTTGGGATGGGGATTACTAGGGCTTGTTTCCATGAAGCGGGCATCGGTTCCCCGCTCCAGATGCGGTTAATACTGTCCAAAATCGCCCGCTTGGCTACTGGTGGGGAATGTCGAAGTAGAGGGTAACCAACGTCATCCAATCCGGCAGACTTGCCGTGTACCGATTCTAGTGCCGTGCATAGTTCGCTTCCGGTGAACGGGCCTGCTCTCAGCCCTTCGCTTGATTCGCAGGAACGCAGCTGGTAGGGCGGTGTCTGCGGATAGGGAGGCGAAGTGTTTGCCTAGTTCGTTACCGATGGTCGTGGGATCGATCGTCGTGCACCCGTTAACGGCGATGGCGTAGCCACTATGCCGCCGCTTTCCGCTTAGAGCGTTAACTCTCCGCCAGAGTTCTGTAGTCGACGAGTCAGGAGATATGCCTTCTAAAAATCTAGTCCAGCTGGTGTTTTTTGCCTCCTCTATCGCTTTCCTGGCCTCGTTTCTGGCCTTTCTGAAGTCATCAGCTCGCTGGCTTCTGTGTGGGTCGTCCATAGAAGTCTTCTTTAGTGTCCGCAGCGCAGTTCGGCGTGCTCTGATGGCTCTCTTGACTTCTGGGCACCACCAGTGCACTGCCTGTCGGGGAGGGTTACCACTTGACCTGGGAATACAGGAAACAGCGGCCTTACTGAATATTTTGGTGAGTTCATCCGGAGTGTATGACTCGTCCCGATTCATAAGGTCGTCGACGATCTCTTCATAGCGCGACCAGTCCGCCTGATCGTAAAACCACCGCCTTCGACGGGTTGTAGCAGGTGGCGTCTGGGCGTACGTGACTTGGATAGGGAAGTGGTCACTGTTGCATGGGTCGGCAAGAACAGTCCACCCGCAACATCCTGCCAGCACTCCCGAGCAGATAGTGACGTCGATGGCGGATTCCGTCTGTCCGCGGATAAATGTTGAACTGCCGTCGTTGAGAACGACCGCGTCGTTGTTTTCGACTACTCCGGCGATGTCGTTTCCTGTCCTATTACACAGACGTGAGCCCCACATCGTATGATGCCCATTTACATCTCCCATGATGATGAATGGTGTCTCAACTTGGTCGATGAGACGCTGGAGTTTGCAACCCACGTTCCGAGTTCCGCCAGGAATATATAGGGATATAACGGTGCACTGAACTGGATATTCGATCCTTCGGGCAGCGGCTATTAGTTCGGTATCCAAAGTTATCGGACGGGACGGTATATCGACCCGAATGGCGAGCCCCACCGTCCGGTAGATGTTGTCCCCGCTGGCGGCGTCCCACGAATACCGGTGTCCGAACCACGATGCTGGGTTCGTCTGATCCCGGATGTGTGTCTCCTGCAATGCCAGGCAGATGGGCTGAGTCTTAGCAATAATCATTTGCAGGTCGCCAAGGCATCCTCGCAGTCCATT is part of the Topomyia yanbarensis strain Yona2022 chromosome 1, ASM3024719v1, whole genome shotgun sequence genome and encodes:
- the LOC131696431 gene encoding uncharacterized protein LOC131696431 → MAPAKSVITHCCNKNHIATGRPILLDGAVVPYRKEPKILGITVDRRLTFAPHFQRIKADCRSRLRLIKTICSRHKRCNRYTALNISQALVHSKIFYGVELTCCNTEGLTNILGPLYHGTIRAASGLLPSTPAEAACMEAGILPLRWAAALTIARRALAFLERTSGEDCFLLQTANEIHQEYTDVDLPPIARLHRVRDRTWHVRGPNLDTSLSAELRAGAAGSEARAKYNRLMATRYSNHVRIFTDGSKIGDEVGIGVSGIGEGLSFRLPAQCSVFSAEASAIALAMVQKPEDTPVVLLSESLSVISALESGKSRHPFIQAIEAEYDPLTTICWVPGHCSIDGNERADRLAARGRHARRHLTRLVPVTDILGKLKLKIAESFVRHWRSNSGHLQRIKGSLDRWTDRIDRREQRVLSRLRVGHTKVSHAHTVSRVPPPTCVTCGVRTTVEHILVNCPEYSDLRQHHNLPNSIREILANDHAREEVLLSFLKNAGLFDLL